Proteins encoded together in one Urocitellus parryii isolate mUroPar1 chromosome 3, mUroPar1.hap1, whole genome shotgun sequence window:
- the Dnajb9 gene encoding dnaJ homolog subfamily B member 9, whose translation MATPQSVFIFAICILMITELILASKSYYDILGVPKSASERQIKKAFHKLAMKYHPDKNKSPDAEAKFREIAEAYETLSDASRRKEYDTLGHSAFTNGKGQRSSGSPFEQSFNFNFDDLFKDFSFFGQNQNTRSKKHFENHFQTRQDGSSRQRHHFQEFSFGGGLFDDMFEDMEKMFSFSGFDTSNRHTVQTENRFHGSSKHCRTVTQRRGNMVTTYTDCSGQ comes from the exons ATGGCTACTCCCCAGTCAGTTTTCATCTTTgcaatctgcattttaatgaTAACGGAGTTAATTTTGGCCTCAAAAAGCTACTATGATATCTTAGGTGTGCCAAAGTCAGCATCAGAGCGTCAAATCAAGAAGGCTTTTCACAAATTGGCCATGAAGTACCATCCTGACAAAAATAAGAGTCCTGATGCTGAAGCAAAATTCAGAGAGATTGCAGAAG CATATGAAACACTCTCAGATGCTAGTAGACGAAAAGAGTATGATACCCTTGGACACAGTGCTTTTACTAATGGTAAAGGACAAAGAAGCAGTGGAAGTCCTTTTGAGCAGTCATTTAACTTCAATTTTGATGATTTGTTTAAAGACTTTAGTTTTTTTGGTCAAAACCAAAATACTCGGTCTAAGAAGCATTTTGAAAATCACTTCCAGACACGCCAGGATGGTTCTAGTCGACAAAGGCATCATTTTCAGGAGTTTTCTTTTGGAGGTGGATTGTTTGATGACATGTTTGAAGATATggagaaaatgttctcttttagTGGCTTTGATACCAGCAATCGACATACAGTACAGACTGAAAATAGATTTCATGGCTCTAGCAAGCACTGCAGGACTGTCACTCAACGAAGAGGAAATATGGTTACTACATACACTGATTGTTCAGGACAATag